Within Camelina sativa cultivar DH55 unplaced genomic scaffold, Cs unpScaffold00619, whole genome shotgun sequence, the genomic segment tttactattaattttttgttaatgaacttaaataaataaatatgtatatatatatatatatatatatatatatggtcagaCATTCAGCTCACTACCCTGTTTCAACTTTCAGAGCCAATAATAAAGTCATCAGGACTCAGGAGAGGCTTGCGCGGATGGAAACACAAGGCAAAGTAATCACTTGCAAAGgtaattttttgtatataaaaatctttgtatGTATGTGTAGAGCTAAGTTAGACAAATATTGGCTGAATATGAGTTCCCAAAAGAAAGTTAAGATATGATTTATGAGTGTGAATGAATGAACAGCTGCTGTGGCATGGGGAGCTGGAGAAGCTCTAGTGATGGAAGATGTAAAAGTAGATCCTCCTCAGAGACTGGAAGTGAGACTTCGAATCCTCTTCACTTCCATCTGTCACACCGATCTTAGCGCATGGAAAGGCGAGGTACTcttcatatattttcttcttcttcgagtagCTAGCCCTTTCAATTACTAGTTCTTCTTCTAATGAATCTCTTATCTTTTGGTCAGAACGAGGCTCAACAAGCATACCCTCGAATCCTTGGCCATGAGGCGGCAGGGTAAGTCAAATAAATCTGATggatctttatttatttatttattttattttatttaaaaaaacacttttagGTGATCGATTTAGAAATAAATGGACATTATGTTGTTGGATGGAAACCTTAATTGTTGCAGGATAGTGGAGAGCGTAGGGGAAGGAGTGGAAGAGATGAAGGCAGGTGATCATGTGCTCCCTATTTTCACAGGAGAGTGCGGAGAGTGCAGAGTCTGCAAGCGAGACGGAGCCAATCTGTGTGAGAGATTCCGAGTGGATCCGATGAAGAAGGTGATGGTAAGCGATGGCAAGACCAGATTCTTCACCAGCAAAGACAACAAACCCATCTTCCATTTCCTCAACACATCCACCTTCTCTGAGTACACGGTCATAGACTCGGCTTGCGTGCTCAAGGTGGACCCTCTGTTTCCTCTGGAGAAGATAAGCCTCCTCAGTTGCGGTGTCTCCACTGGTAAAATTAATTGCATCCATCTCACTCACTGTATAGATATGAATGTTGACATGTAGTTGCTTATTTAATGAAAGAGATATGTGTTTTTATGGGTTGAAGGAGTGGGTGCGGCGTGGAATGTGNCCCGGAGAACACATTTAGTGACCCCATGCAGGAccatatcctttttttttgtttcttatgataATGTAGatatcttattttaatttgtttgtcaGTTGTCAAGAAAATTGAAGGTGTTGTTACGTGTTagatccatgttttttttttaattaccaaagTATGTTAAACTATTCTCTTCCCTGTTGCCTAAACTCGATCGAACCTTATAACCTTGAAGCTCCGCGTTTAAGATTACCCTGTACATTAACTTTTTTTGCAAAAGAATTCGGACCTGTACATTAACTTTTTTTGCAAAAGAATTCGGTTTTATATTGATTTAAGGGACTATTATTACACACCATGTAgatgaaaagaaataaaaattgccTTACCCTGTACACAGGCCTGCCTGTACATTAACTGGTTCATACGTTGCCGTTGGTATGTCTTACCTATGCACTTAACTTTTGTGCGTGTGTTCGTGTATATATCGAATATGATAGATGCATATATATACTGTgaaatatcacaaaaaaatagagaCGATTTATAGAAGAATATAAATAATGGTTTTTTAGCTcattattaattgattttgaaCTGACAGAATAAGTAATACACAATATTTAAACATAGAAGTGCATAagtaaaagaaagtaaaattcCGTTCGAGATGAATGAACCAAAAGAATCACCATTTCGAATGGCAagataaaatatatcatattaaaaatgaagttgatattttctaataaaaaaaaaagagaagaaaagaagttgatTCCAAATAGTTAAATATATTCATACATGAACTTCTCtactttgtccaaaaaaaaagaaaagaagaagaaactctctACTATTGTCAATTAGTAGAGTTGAAAATTCATAATTcttctattaatttatttatttattaagaagtacttaatcatatataaagaaacatttgttaattaaaaaagtattttttactattaattttttgttaatgaacttaaataaataaatatgtatatatatatatatatatatatatatatggtcagaCATTCAGCTCACTACCCTGTTTCAACTTTCAGAGCCAATAATAAAGTCATCAGGACTCAGGAGAGGCTTGCGCGGATGGAAACACAAGGCAAAGTAATCACTTGCAAAGgtaattttttgtatataaaaatctttgtatGTATGTGTAGAGCTAAGTTAGACAAATATTGGCTGAATATGAGTTCCCAAAAGAAAGTTAAGATATGATTTATGAGTGTGAATGAATGAACAGCTGCTGTGGCATGGGGAGCTGGAGAAGCTCTAGTGATGGAAGATGTAAAAGTAGATCCTCCTCAGAGACTGGAAGTGAGACTTCGAATCCTCTTCACTTCCATCTGTCACACCGATCTTAGCGCATGGAAAGGCGAGGTACTcttcatatattttcttcttcttcgagtagCTAGCCCTTTCAATTACTAGTTCTTCTTCTAATGAATCTCTTATCTTTTGGTCAGAACGAGGCTCAACAAGCATACCCTCGAATCCTTGGCCATGAGGCGGCAGGGTAAGTCAAATAAATCTGATggatctttatttatttatttattttattttatttaaaaaaacacttttagGTGATCGATTTAGAAATAAATGGACATTATGTTGTTGGATGGAAACCTTAATTGTTGCAGGATAGTGGAGAGCGTAGGGGAAGGAGTGGAAGAGATGAAGGCAGGTGATCATGTGCTCCCTATTTTCACAGGAGAGTGCGGAGAGTGCAGAGTCTGCAAGCGAGACGGAGCCAATCTGTGTGAGAGATTCCGAGTGGATCCGATGAAGAAGGTGATGGTAAGCGATGGCAAGACCAGATTCTTCACCAGCAAAGACAACAAACCCATCTTCCATTTCCTCAACACATCCACCTTCTCTGAGTACACGGTCATAGACTCGGCTTGCGTGCTCAAGGTGGACCCTCTGTTTCCTCTGGAGAAGATAAGCCTCCTCAGTTGCGGTGTCTCCACTGGTAAAATTAATTGCATCCATCTCACTCACTGTATAGATATGAATGTTGACATGTAGTTGCTTATTTAATGAAAGAGATATGTGTTTTTATGGGTTGAAGGAGTGGGTGCGGCGTGGAATGTGGCTAATATTCAACCTAGCTCCACCGTCGCTATTTTTGGACTGGGCGCTGTTGGACTTGCCGTAAGTTTTTcctctttgttttatgtatcaTCATGCAATCCATACTAATTGGGGGGACTCACTCTTAATGCCGTGTTAATTTTGAGAAAGGTGGCTGAAGGTGCAAGAGCCAGGGGAGCCTCTAAAGTCATTGGGATCGACGTCAACCCTGACAAGTTCCAACTAGGTAGGTATAAATCATAATAGCGTATGCATGAGACTGAGAGAAGAAAATTGTTCCTAAATTAGGTAGCTAAGTGTGCTGGATGGATGAACAGGCAGAGAAGCAGGGATCAGTGAATTCATAAATCCAAAGGAGAGTGACAAGGCAGTTCATGAGAGAGTAAGGGAGATAACAGAGGGAGGAGTGGAGTACAGTTTCGAGTGTGCGGGAAGCATAGAAGCACTTCGAGAGGCCTTTCTGTCTACAAACTCAGGAATGGGAGTGACAGTGTTGCTGGGTGTTCACGCAAGCCCANTGTATATATCGAATATGATAGATGCATATATATACTGTgaaatatcacaaaaaaatagagaCGATTTATAGAAGAATATAAATAATGGTTTTTTAGCTcattattaattgattttgaaCTGACAGAATAAGTAATACACAATATTTAAACATAGAAGTGCATAagtaaaagaaagtaaaattcCGTTCGAGATGAATGAACCAAAAGAATCACCATTTCGAATGGCAagataaaatatatcatattaaaaatgaagttgatattttctaataaaaaaaaaagagaagaaaagaagttgatTCCAAATAGTTAAATATATTCATACATGAACTTCTCtactttgtccaaaaaaaaagaaaagaagaagaaactctctACTATTGTCAATTAGTAGAGTTGAAAATTCATAATTcttctattaatttatttatttattaagaagtacttaatcatatataaagaaacatttgttaattaaaaaagtattttttactattaattttttgttaatgaacttaaataaataaatatgtatatatatatatatatatatatatatatggtcagaCATTCAGCTCACTACCCTGTTTCAACTTTCAGAGCCAATAATAAAGTCATCAGGACTCAGGAGAGGCTTGCGCGGATGGAAACACAAGGCAAAGTAATCACTTGCAAAGgtaattttttgtatataaaaatctttgtatGTATGTGTAGAGCTAAGTTAGACAAATATTGGCTGAATATGAGTTCCCAAAAGAAAGTTAAGATATGATTTATGAGTGTGAATGAATGAACAGCTGCTGTGGCATGGGGAGCTGGAGAAGCTCTAGTGATGGAAGATGTAAAAGTAGATCCTCCTCAGAGACTGGAAGTGAGACTTCGAATCCTCTTCACTTCCATCTGTCACACCGATCTTAGCGCATGGAAAGGCGAGGTACTcttcatatattttcttcttcttcgagtagCTAGCCCTTTCAATTACTAGTTCTTCTTCTAATGAATCTCTTATCTTTTGGTCAGAACGAGGCTCAACAAGCATACCCTCGAATCCTTGGCCATGAGGCGGCAGGGTAAGTCAAATAAATCTGATggatctttatttatttatttattttattttatttaaaaaaacacttttagGTGATCGATTTAGAAATAAATGGACATTATGTTGTTGGATGGAAACCTTAATTGTTGCAGGATAGTGGAGAGCGTAGGGGAAGGAGTGGAAGAGATGAAGGCAGGTGATCATGTGCTCCCTATTTTCACAGGAGAGTGCGGAGAGTGCAGAGTCTGCAAGCGAGACGGAGCCAATCTGTGTGAGAGATTCCGAGTGGATCCGATGAAGAAGGTGATGGTAAGCGATGGCAAGACCAGATTCTTCACCAGCAAAGACAACAAACCCATCTTCCATTTCCTCAACACATCCACCTTCTCTGAGTACACGGTCATAGACTCGGCTTGCGTGCTCAAGGTGGACCCTCTGTTTCCTCTGGAGAAGATAAGCCTCCTCAGTTGCGGTGTCTCCACTGGTAAAATTAATTGCATCCATCTCACTCACTGTATAGATATGAATGTTGACATGTAGTTGCTTATTTAATGAAAGAGATATGTGTTTTTATGGGTTGAAGGAGTGGGTGCGGCGTGGAATGTGGCTAATATTCAACCTAGCTCCACCGTCGCTATTTTTGGACTGGGCGCTGTTGGACTTGCCGTAAGTTTTTcctctttgttttatgtatcaTCATGCAATCCATACTAATTGGGGGGACTCACTCTTAATGCCGTGTTAATTTTGAGAAAGGTGGCTGAAGGTGCAAGAGCCAGGGGAGCCTCTAAAGTCATTGGGATCGACGTCAACCCTGACAAGTTCCAACTAGGTAGGTATAAATCATAATAGCGTATGCATGAGACTGAGAGAAGAAAATTGTTCCTAAATTAGGTAGCTAAGTGTGCTGGATGGATGAACAGGC encodes:
- the LOC109124865 gene encoding alcohol dehydrogenase-like 4 isoform X1, which encodes METQGKVITCKAAVAWGAGEALVMEDVKVDPPQRLEVRLRILFTSICHTDLSAWKGENEAQQAYPRILGHEAAGIVESVGEGVEEMKAGDHVLPIFTGECGECRVCKRDGANLCERFRVDPMKKVMVSDGKTRFFTSKDNKPIFHFLNTSTFSEYTVIDSACVLKVDPLFPLEKISLLSCGVSTGVGAAWNVANIQPSSTVAIFGLGAVGLAVAEGARARGASKVIGIDVNPDKFQLGREAGISEFINPKESDKAVHERVREITEGGVEYSFECAGSIEALREAFLSTNSGMGVTVLLGVHASPQLLPIHPMELFQGRSITASVFGGFKPKTQLPFFITQCLQGLVNLDLYISHQLPFHDINEAIQLLNQGKALRCLLRL
- the LOC104773689 gene encoding alcohol dehydrogenase-like 4, which codes for METQGKVITCKAAVAWGAGEALVMEDVKVDPPQRLEVRLRILFTSICHTDLSAWKGENEAQQAYPRILGHEAAGIVESVGEGVEEMKAGDHVLPIFTGECGECRVCKRDGANLCERFRVDPMKKVMVSDGKTRFFTSKDNKPIFHFLNTSTFSEYTVIDSACVLKVDPLFPLEKISLLSCGVSTGVGAAWNVXRRTHLVTPFVKKIEGVVTC
- the LOC109124865 gene encoding alcohol dehydrogenase-like 4 isoform X2; the protein is METQGKVITCKAAVAWGAGEALVMEDVKVDPPQRLEVRLRILFTSICHTDLSAWKGENEAQQAYPRILGHEAAGIVESVGEGVEEMKAGDHVLPIFTGECGECRVCKRDGANLCERFRVDPMKKVMVSDGKTRFFTSKDNKPIFHFLNTSTFSEYTVIDSACVLKVDPLFPLEKISLLSCGVSTGVGAAWNVANIQPSSTVAIFGLGAVGLAVAEGARARGASKVIGIDVNPDKFQLGREAGISEFINPKESDKAVHERVREITEGGVEYSFECAGSIEALREAFLSTNSGMGVTVLLGVHASPQLLPIHPMELFQGRSITASVFGGFKPKTQLPFFITQCLQGLVNLDLYISHQLPFHDINEAIQLLNQGKALRCLLRL